The following is a genomic window from Nitrospirota bacterium.
ACGAGGGCGGCAAGCCTCCGGGGCTCGCACATGAGGGCGGCGCCCTCGCCCTTCTTTGTTACCTTCTTTACCGGGCATGCCGCATTGAGGTCGAGGACGTCGAACCGCCAGGGGCGGAGGACCGCGAGGGCCTCTCTGAGGGTCTCGGGCTCCGCGCCCACGAGCTGCACCCCCAGGGGGCGGTCGCCCTCCCGGGTCTCAAGAAGCTTGACGGTCTTTCTGTTTTGGTGGACGAGGGCGTTCACGCTGGTCATCTCCACGAAGGCCAGCTCGGCGCCCATGGAGCGCGCGACCATGCGGCAGGGGAGGTCCGTCACCCCCGCCATGGGGGCCAGGACGACGCGGGACCGCAGGGAAAGGGGGCCCAGGACAAGCATGGGGTATTGTATCGCCCCGGCCTCCGGGGCGGCAAGGAGACGGGGGGTTGACTTTTTCATATAATCAAATTACAATTCGTTTATATGAAAATCATCCGCCTGATGAAGCTGCTCGCCGACGAGAACCGCCTGAGGACGCTGATGCTCCTGACACGCGCGGAGCTCTGCGTCTGCCAGATAATGGCCGTCCTGGGCGTCTCGCAGCCCCTTGTCTCCCGCAACCTGGCCCTCCTGAGCGAAGCGGACCTCCTTGAGGAGACACGGAAAGGCAAGCTGGTCTTTTACAAAGTGCGGAGGGACTTGCCCCGGCCGGCCAAACGCATTATAAGGATTATGAGGGAGGAGCTCGCCGGCGACGACGTCCTCACGCGCGACCTCTCCACCCTGGGGGACTGCCTGGAGTATCAGGAGAAGGCAGGCAGGTGCGACATGAAGACCTTCCTTGAGTTCATGGAAACGAGGAAGAAGATGAGGAGGTCGCCATGAAGGCGCTCGCGGTGTTTGCGATATGCGCCGCCTTCCTCTGGACCGGGGCAGCCGGGGCGGCCCGGGCGGAGGAAGGGGCGCCGGCTACTCCGGAGAAAGCGGCAGCCCAGAAGCCCCTCCGGGAGGTGACGCTCACGGAGGCGGTCTCCACGGCGCTGGCCGAAAACCCCCGGCTCAGGGCCGCCCGGAGCGGCCTCGGGGCCACGCGCCAGGGCGAGGGCATAGCCAGAAGCAGGCTCCTGCCCCGGGTGACGCTGGAGGAGCGTTTCTCGCGCACGGACAACCCCACCATGGCTTTCATGGCCAAGCTCAACCAGGAGAGGTTCGAGAGCCGGGACTTCGCCGTGGACCGGCTGAACAACCCCTCCGGCATAAACGATTTCCAGACCTCCGTCTCCCTGGAGCAGCCCCTGTTCGCCCCGGAGGCGTACGTGGGCATGAAGATGGCCCGCACCCAAAGCGCGGCGGAGGCGCTGGAGCTGGAGAGGGAGAAGGAGGCCGTCACGCTCGCGGTGGTGCGGTCCTACCTCTCGGTGGTAAGCGCACGGGAGATGGTGCAGGCCGGGGAGAAGGGCCTCCAAGACGCCCGGGAGCACCGCAGGGTCGCCCAAGCGGCCTACAAGGCCGGCCTCGCGCTTTACTCCGACACCCTGCGCACCGAGGTCGCCGTCAAACAGGCCGAGGAGACCCTGATAAGCGCCCGAAAGTCCCTGTCCGTGGCGCAGAGGGCCCTGGGGCTGGCCATGGGGCACAGGGAGCCCGTGGATGCCCGGGAGGCGCGGGAGCTCAAGACCCGCCCCCTGGATGAGTACCTCCAGGCCGTCCGCGAGAGGGCGGACATCCAGGCCATGGAGCGCAGGGTATCAAACGCCCGAAACGGCGTGCGCCTGACCACGGCCCGCTTTCTGCCCACCGTGGGCGTGGGGGCCCGGTACCAGCTCAATGACGACGACACCCCCTTCGGCTCCGACGGCGACAGCTACCAGGTAGGGGCCTTTCTCAGATGGACCGCCTTCGAGGGGGCGCTGCGCATCCATCAGAGGGCCCAGGCCAAGCACAGGCTTGAGGAGGCCAGGGAGAGGCTTGAGGGCATGAGGATGGAGGCGGAGTTCAGGGTGCACGAGGCCTACCTGTCGGTGCAGGAGGCCCGGCGAAGCCTCGCCCTTGCCCGGGCCCGGAGGGAGCTGGCCCGGGAGAACCTGAGGCTCGTGGAGGCCCGCTACGGAAACGCCCTGGCCACGGTGGTGGACCTCCTGGACGCCCAGGCCGCACTGGATGAGGCCCGGGCCGGGGTGGTG
Proteins encoded in this region:
- a CDS encoding metalloregulator ArsR/SmtB family transcription factor is translated as MKIIRLMKLLADENRLRTLMLLTRAELCVCQIMAVLGVSQPLVSRNLALLSEADLLEETRKGKLVFYKVRRDLPRPAKRIIRIMREELAGDDVLTRDLSTLGDCLEYQEKAGRCDMKTFLEFMETRKKMRRSP
- a CDS encoding TolC family protein — protein: MKALAVFAICAAFLWTGAAGAARAEEGAPATPEKAAAQKPLREVTLTEAVSTALAENPRLRAARSGLGATRQGEGIARSRLLPRVTLEERFSRTDNPTMAFMAKLNQERFESRDFAVDRLNNPSGINDFQTSVSLEQPLFAPEAYVGMKMARTQSAAEALELEREKEAVTLAVVRSYLSVVSAREMVQAGEKGLQDAREHRRVAQAAYKAGLALYSDTLRTEVAVKQAEETLISARKSLSVAQRALGLAMGHREPVDAREARELKTRPLDEYLQAVRERADIQAMERRVSNARNGVRLTTARFLPTVGVGARYQLNDDDTPFGSDGDSYQVGAFLRWTAFEGALRIHQRAQAKHRLEEARERLEGMRMEAEFRVHEAYLSVQEARRSLALARARRELARENLRLVEARYGNALATVVDLLDAQAALDEARAGVVRMKNMYLQAEAELTFRSGLLLEAF